A part of Crassostrea angulata isolate pt1a10 chromosome 5, ASM2561291v2, whole genome shotgun sequence genomic DNA contains:
- the LOC128183137 gene encoding uncharacterized protein LOC128183137: MMEDEEDLINAPSASEDEDDDKRHAKLLDAISGLGGKKVNKRSQRTVPTNQVSEFNFTAATDDSKVKLHELVGTLKTSAKHGSLKNQLNRVQNQKVLSVPLPKHQKEKIEREVAYKNTSKEVSKWDSVVNSNRQAEQLQFPLQKSEVHLLNTTGKFKQLKPRTPLELEIAAVLSGNSDVLPTENRELTPAEERALAAMDLEEAKERRAELQKFRALMSYKEAKAKRQKRIKSKKYHRVLKKEKLKHEKKALEELEKNDPAAYQEKVEDVERQRIEERMSLKHRGGSKYSKKQMLYAKYDDQARQRVQDMLHTSRQLTQKSVAVSDSEDDEEAMDSEDEMIERELSSLSSNPWMKVAAQPVAKSKFSRPEVVLNSEGKEEEESESESDEDEDVLMKMGRELEKRQKKPVHAHLVEEEMEKNIQKPENQRQEKEKSVKASGEDVKNSQNKKNKTQKTKKAAPKVEENIDEIFQKLEDKAPDDRKKMEEDVKRDSENKKKKKRRRGKKKMEDQDDEAEKAEDMNDAPLISEGLKRKKTLDDLEEDEEEEEESISGRSSMMAKRETEITNNGSFTEDSPNTKEEVFVDPKKLFTLETKISDIANPEVTGRDGEEEESDGEEAQRSIIAQAFADDDVIDEFVKEKNAIVDRDKPTDIDLFLPGWGAWGGESVKVSKKKRKKFIIKAPEGPPRKDKRLGNVIISEKKDKAISKHQVNDLPFPYVTVEQYEQAIRAPIGKTWNPETAVKELVKPKIVTKLGGIIQPISKADGPEVLRQVFLERGWIEFDEDLQEDYDWNIWWRTSRFRNCDYDSIQKWQRLNHYPKSTGITKKDCLARNLKRMKGVHGAGVYNFCPMTFNLPNDYTRFVAEYSKLKQKQGENKTMYWICKPADMSRGRGIFIFSDMSDLQYDCNAVLQRYISNPLLIGGYKFDVRIYVAVPSFHPLTVYIYEEGIARFGTEKFDLSSLKNVFSHLTNTSINKHSPAYTTDKERIGPGCKWTLTQLRYYFHQNNIDDSVLWIRVMNLIILTVLVQAPQVPKMENCFELYGFDVLIDENLKPWLLEVNFSPSLSSDCQTDILVKKPLLHDLMDLMHFKDQDKERGGDVYRQLTNRSKALETDRYSSVSRTGRSSAINRSSSNFQKSLSALSKQQSTVKESTSYIEQDNEVEKKKEAEKMCYGLPLVNPADDDKRPDSASSGVSSAGSEKLDEVTAEHKPIIHKSASAGQLTREKSRTSVTFSIGPPSSRSIVKAPSLTDMNNNQPTSQSVIHTTIGPVQTVFVRRSSTLSSNSKSHKAEKGSLKSCATSDSAISSLYSGSGSENSDLVSLPEESRRRSSNLVTGQRRPSYTYGQTSDNTSNLKNSSDQPKSSLTKSSSSSQLSSKIKSLRPSGNSSALRKISSSGTVTPKPNLYPQRAASRAQQMNYEAPSSQREVRSLSHQSNTQRSQPRRFTPANESQAPFTKVSLRKSQGSRLGDQEGAHPTRRSINGSRMNIRNRAQLNSQQGKSKVKGPPSRVGSFYLAFPFSEVSYKTANGSLDAHVVIRESQKNLREVLHNIDKSKGEKKTGGFLPFGAKEDVDGERLWPPVKPPPEVT; this comes from the exons ATGATGGAGGACGAGGAGGATCTTATAAATGCTCCTAGCGCCAGCGAGGACGag GATGATGACAAAAGACATGCGAAGTTGTTGGACGCCATCTCTGGGCTTGGCGGAAAGAAAGT AAACAAGAGAAGCCAGAGGACAGTGCCGACCAATCAGGTGTCAGAGTTCAACTTCACAGCGGCCACAG ATGACAGTAAGGTGAAGCTACATGAGTTGGTGGGGACTCTGAAGACTTCTGCCAAACATGGTTCTCTCAAGAACCAGCTAAACCGGGTCCAGAACCAGAAAGTTCTGTCAGTTCCCCTACCCAAGCACCAAAAAGAAAAG ATTGAGAGAGaagtggcatacaaaaataCAAGCAAAGAGGTTTCTAAGTGGGACTCTGTTGTCAATAGCAACAGACAG GCAGAACAGCTGCAGTTTCCTCTCCAGAAATCTGAAGTCCACCTACTGAACACAACAGGGAAGTTCAAACAGCTAAAG CCACGCACACCCCTGGAGCTGGAGATCGCGGCCGTATTGAGCGGGAATAGTGATGTTCTCCCCACTGAGAACAGGGAGCTCACCCCCGCAGAGGAGAGGGCACTGGCAGCCATGGATCTAGAGGAG GCTAAAGAGCGTCGAGCAGAACTACAGAAGTTCCGAGCTCTGATGTCATACAAAGAAGCGAAGGCTAAAAGACAGAAAAGAATCAAGAGCAAAAA ATATCACCGGGTGTTAAAGAAAGAGAAGCTGAAACATGAGAAGAAGGCTCTAGAGGAGTTAGAGAAGAACGACCCGGCGGCTTACCAGGAGAAAGTGGAGGATGTGGAGAGGCAGCGCATAGAG GAGCGAATGAGTTTGAAACACAGAGGAGGCAGTAAATATTCCAAGAAACAAATGCTGTATGCCAAGTACGACGACCAG GCCAGGCAGAGAGTCCAAGATATGCTGCACACAAGTAGGCAACTAACACAAAAGTCCGTCGCAGTGAGCGACAGTGAAGATGATGAAGAGGCGATGGACTCAGAAGATGAAATGATAGAGAGAGAGTTATCTTCCCTGTCTTCCAATCCCTGGATGAAGGTGGCAGCACAGCCAGTGGCAAAGTCCAAGTTTTCTCGCCCTGAGGTCGTGCTGAACAGTGAAGGAAAAGAGGAGGAGGAAAGTGAAAGTGAGTCTGATGAAGATGAAGATGTGCTGATGAAGATGGGGAGGGAACTAGAGAAGAGACAAAAGAAACCTGTACATGCTCATCTTGTGGAGGAAGAAAtggaaaaaaacattcaaaagcCAGAAAATCAAAGGCAGGAAAAGGAAAAGTCAGTTAAAGCTTCGGGGGAAGATGTCAAAAactcacaaaataaaaaaaataaaacacagaaAACGAAAAAGGCAGCTCCAAAAGTGGAAGAAAACATTGATGAGATCTTCCAAAAGCTGGAAGATAAAGCTCCCGATGACAGGAAGAAAATGGAGGAAGATGTGAAGAGAGATtctgaaaataagaaaaaaaagaaaaggcgAAGGGGGAAAAAGAAGATGGAAGACCAGGATGATGAAGCAGAGAAGGCAGAGGACATGAATGATGCTCCTTTAATCAGTGAAGGATTGAAAAGGAAGAAAACCCTTGATGATCTGGAGGaagatgaagaagaagaagaagagtcTATTTCTGGCAGATCTTCCATGATGGCAAAGAGAGAGACTGAAATAACAAACAATGGTTCATTTACTGAGGACAGTCCAAATACCAAAGAAGAAGTGTTTGTGGACCCCAAAAAACTCTTCACTCTGGAGACAAAGATATCGGACATTGCTAACCCTGAGGTCACAGGCAGAGATGGGGAGGAGGAGGAGTCTGACGGAGAAGAGGCCCAGCGCTCTATCATCGCTCAGGCCTTCGCTGACGATGATGTCATCGACGAATTTGTGAAGGAGAAGAATGCAATCGTGGATAGGGACAAGCCGACAGACATTGACCTTTTTCTGCCAGGCTGGGGGGCGTGGGGAGGGGAGAGTGTGAAGGTGTCCAAGAAGAAACGCAAGAA GTTCATAATTAAAGCCCCGGAGGGTCCCCCGCGCAAGGACAAACGCCTTGGTAACGTGATCATCAGTGAGAAAAAGGACAAGGCCATCAGTAAACATCAG GTCAATGATCTCCCTTTTCCGTACGTGACGGTGGAGCAGTACGAGCAGGCTATCCGCGCTCCGATCGGAAAGACCTGGAACCCGGAGACAGCTGTGAAGGAACTGGTTAAACCAAAAATCGTCACCAAGCTCGGAGGAATCATCCAACCAATCAGCAAGGCTgac GGTCCGGAGGTTCTTCGTCAGGTTTTCTTAGAACGTGGGTGGATTGAGTTTGATGAGGATTTGCAGGAAGATTACGACTGGAATATTTGGTGGAGAACATCAAGGTTCCGTAACTGCGATTACGACAGTATCCAAAAATGGCAGAGGTTAAATCACTATCCAAAATCTACGGGTATTACAAAGAAGGATTGCCTGGCGCGGAACTTGAAGCGAATGAAAGGTGTCCACGGGGCTGGGGTGTACAACTTCTGTCCAATGACGTTTAATCTTCCAAATGATTACACCCGATTTGTCGCAGAGTACAGCAAGctgaaacaaaaacaaggcgaaaacaaaacaatgtacTGGATTTGTAAGCCGGCTGACATGTCAAGAGGAAGGGGCATCTTCATCTTCAGTGATATGTCGGATCTTCAATATGACTGCAATGCTGTTCTCCAGAGGTACATTTCTAATCCTCTTTTGATTGGAGGGTATAAATTTGATGTTCGAATCTATGTAGCTGTACCATCATTTCATCCCCTGACAGTTTATATATACGAAGAAGGAATCGCTAGATTTGGAACTGAAAAATTTGATCTTTCTTCTTTAAAGAATGTTTTCTCCCATCTCACTAACACATCTATAAATAAACATAGTCCGGCTTATACGACTGATAAGGAACGAATCGGACCGGGCTGCAAGTGGACACTGACCCAGTTACGGTATTACTTCCATCAAAATAACATTGACGACAGCGTGCTGTGGATCCGGGTCATGAACCTCATTATTCTGACCGTCCTAGTCCAGGCTCCTCAAGTCCCTAAGATGGAGAACTGTTTTGAGCTGTATGGATTCGACGTCCTGATTGATGAGAATCTGAAGCCATGGCTGCTGGAGGTCAATTTCAGTCCTTCACTGAGCTCAGATTGTCAGACAGATATATTAGTCAAAAAGCCTCTGCTTCATGATCTGATGGATCTCATGCATTTCAAAGACCAAGACAAGGAAAGAGGGGGTGATGTGTACAGGCAGTTGACCAATCGATCCAAGGCCCTGGAGACGGATCGGTACTCCTCTGTCAGCCGAACTGGAAGAAGTTCCGCCATCAACAGAAGTTCATCCAATTTCCAGAAAAGTCTCAGTGCTCTCAGCAAGCAACAGTCCACAGTCAAAGAGAGTACGTCCTACATCGAACAAGACAACGAAGTGGAGAAGAAGAAAGAGGCAGAAAAGATGTGCTATGGGTTGCCATTGGTCAATCCTGCAGACGATGACAAGCGGCCAGATAGTGCGAGTTCTGGTGTGTCCAGTGCCGGGAGTGAGAAGTTGGATGAAGTCACAGCGGAGCACAAGCCGATTATCCACAAGAGTGCCAGCGCTGGTCAGTTGACACGAGAAAAAAGCCGAACATCTGTGACATTCAGTATAGGTCCGCCTAGCTCTAGGTCCATCGTAAAAGCTCCTAGTCTGACGGACATGAATAACAATCAGCCCACTAGTCAATCTGTGATCCACACGACCATCGGTCCGGTTCAGACCGTGTTTGTACGCAGGTCCAGTACTCTGTCCTCAAATTCCAAATCTCATAAGGCTGAGAAGGGATCCTTAAAGAGTTGTGCTACCTCCGACAGTGCAATATCCAGTCTCTACTCGGGATCAGGGAGCGAGAACTCGGATCTTGTGTCGCTTCCCGAGGAGTCTCGAAGACGGTCCAGTAATCTTGTCACTGGACAACGAAGGCCCAGTTACACATATGGTCAGACCAGTGACAACACATCAAACCTCAAGAATAGCAGTGACCAACCAAAGAGCTCCTTAACTAAATCCTCATCATCTAGTCAACTATCATCAAAAATCAAATCTCTCAGACCTAGTGGAAACTCTAGTGCTTTGAGGAAAATTTCCTCCTCTGGAACAGTGACCCCAAAGCCAAATTTGTACCCCCAGAGGGCAGCAAGTCGAGCCCAGCAGATGAACTACGAAGCTCCATCATCACAACGAGAAGTTCGTTCCTTGTCCCACCAAAGCAATACACAACGAAGCCAGCCCAGGCGCTTCACGCCAGCCAACGAATCTCAGGCACCCTTTACAAAGGTCTCGTTACGGAAATCTCAGGGCAGTAGGTTGGGTGATCAGGAGGGTGCTCACCCAACTCGACGAAGCATCAATGGATCTCGCATGAACATTCGTAATCGAGCTCAACTCAACAGCCAGCAGGgaaagtcaaaggtcaaaggtcCTCCGTCAAGGGTCGGTAGTTTCTACCTTGCTTTTCCTTTTAGTGAGGTCTCCTACAAGACGGCCAATGGATCGCTAGATGCCCATGTAGTTATTCGAGAGTCGCAGAAGAATTTGCGAGAAGTTCTTCATAACATTGACAAGAGTAAGGGAGAGAAGAAGACGGGCGGCTTCCTTCCGTTTGGTGCCAAAGAAGACGTCGATGGAGAGAGACTATGGCCGCCCGTCAAGCCTCCTCCGGAAGTCACATGA